A segment of the Streptococcus chenjunshii genome:
GCTGCTGGGTATATGCTTGGGACACCAGGCCATTATTGAGAGTTTTGGCGGCAGACTGCGTTTAGCAGAACAGGTTATGCACGGCAAACAAAGTTCGCTTCGTATTGAAAAAAAGGAACCGATTTTTTCAGATATCAGTGAACCGGTGACTGTTATGCGGTATCATTCTATTGCGGCAGACTACATTCCGGCAGACTTTACAGTGACTGCCTACAGTGAGGATGACCGAGAAGTGATGGCGGTTCAGCACAGAAAACTGCCCATTTATGGCTTGCAGTTTCACCCGGAAAGTATTGGGACACCCGCTGGTTTAAAAATGATTGAAAATTTTGTAAAACTGATATAAGGGCAACTGAATTTTTAGACTATTAACTAAAGGAAAAACAAAAAACTGCGCTGCAGAGTATAGATGTACAGATGGCTAATTGAACGGGATACGCCCTAAAATCCTAGTGAAAAAGCTGCCTGCCATCGTGATGCAAGCATCACTTGTCAGTCCCTATTTTCATACGGATTTTTAAACGGCCTTTGTATCTTGATGGAACTGAACACGGCCTAAGCTCT
Coding sequences within it:
- a CDS encoding aminodeoxychorismate/anthranilate synthase component II gives rise to the protein MILLIDNYDSFTYNLAQYIGNLTAVKVLRNDAEELYDAAQEADALIISPGPGWPCDAGKTEDLIKDFAGQKPLLGICLGHQAIIESFGGRLRLAEQVMHGKQSSLRIEKKEPIFSDISEPVTVMRYHSIAADYIPADFTVTAYSEDDREVMAVQHRKLPIYGLQFHPESIGTPAGLKMIENFVKLI